The following coding sequences lie in one Aspergillus luchuensis IFO 4308 DNA, chromosome 8, nearly complete sequence genomic window:
- the cyp5 gene encoding putative peptidyl-prolyl cis-trans isomerase (COG:O;~EggNog:ENOG410PN0B;~InterPro:IPR024936,IPR029000,IPR020892,IPR002130;~PFAM:PF00160;~go_function: GO:0003755 - peptidyl-prolyl cis-trans isomerase activity [Evidence IEA];~go_process: GO:0000413 - protein peptidyl-prolyl isomerization [Evidence IEA];~go_process: GO:0006457 - protein folding [Evidence IEA]), which yields MSVTLHTTHGDLKVELFCEAVPKTAENFIALCASGAYNNTPFHRLIPGFMIQGGDISLNPSLTSSSSANSKPPLPFEDIPKGGTSIHHPQALNQEIHLPALKHNTRGILSMASRPVKDRTAPGSQGATGATINGSQFFVTFAPAPHLDGASTVFGKVLNLTAQDEGGDVLGRLEKANVKVDKKGRVVQPKEGEEGGFEALKIQRVTIHANPFAK from the exons ATGTCTGTAACA CTCCATACCACCCACGGCGACCTCAAAGTCGAGCTCTTCTGCGAAGCAGTCCCCAAAACAGCAGAG AACTTCATCGCCCTCTGCGCCAGCGGCGCATACAACAACACGCCCTTCCACCGCCTCATCCCGGGCTTCATGATCCAAGGCGGCGACATCTCGCTCAACCCgtccctcacctcctcctcctcagccaaCTCTaaaccccctctccccttcgaAGACATCCCCAAAGGCGGCACATCAATCCACCACCCGCAAGCCCTAAACCAAGAGATCCACCTCCCAGCGCTAAAGCATAACACGCGGGGTATCCTCTCAATGGCATCCCGCCCCGTGAAGGACCGCACCGCACCGGGATCGCAGGGCGCCACGGGGGCAACTATAAACGGAAGCCAGTTCTTCGTGACGTTTGCGCCGGCGCCGCATTTGGATGGAGCGAGTACGGTATTTGGGAAGGTGCTGAATCTGACGGCGCAGGATGAGGGCGGGGATgtgttggggaggttggagaaggcgaaTGTTAAGGTCGATAaaaaggggagggtggtgcagccgaaggagggagaggagggggggtttGAGGCGTTGAAGATTCAGAGGGTTACGATTCATGCGAATCCGTTTGCGAAGTGA
- a CDS encoding Zn(II)2Cys6 transcription factor (COG:K;~EggNog:ENOG410PQ7B;~InterPro:IPR036864,IPR007219,IPR001138;~PFAM:PF00172,PF04082;~go_function: GO:0000981 - DNA-binding transcription factor activity, RNA polymerase II-specific [Evidence IEA];~go_function: GO:0003677 - DNA binding [Evidence IEA];~go_function: GO:0008270 - zinc ion binding [Evidence IEA];~go_process: GO:0006351 - transcription, DNA-templated [Evidence IEA];~go_process: GO:0006355 - regulation of transcription, DNA-templated [Evidence IEA]): MPVTKQQPKRDNKKPIACHRCHAHKVKCSGGQPCSRCRRAGCDDECQYTLRDRKLKVQESYLDELLTQNAQLREQLRSISTPQSSSATTAEGSVPQESYPPVQNPLLGERAWFYPYDPSAPPIYMGDAACTAFATRLRQFLTGDPNTAHVARTQYTPESSLLEGATQWPGLAQARLLVRIAFNQLSRVYHLFLRKSTIEHLESIYRTPSLRDDPAVMCKFFALFALGEVYSSRANSSPTGRVPGTLYYVRAMGLIPILPERPGVIHVESLLLLSLYSYFLNRRHSAYMLVGSAMRLGLILGLNHNIPERQCTDPIERQHRVRLWWAIYVFDRMYTSKFGFPLQIRDEDIHVDMPTDVASPAAEEQFSDTAYSVASIRLSQIIGQTIDKIYCRKQHAESFLQREQQLLLALQDWLKSLPEHIKLRSEDSPPPKHIVSLHLQFNQCVILATRPILLHALLHHSNRDDSEDLPQPVITLSEACIHAARHSHALIIEEWVNGSLPMYGYFYAQYFFSSCIALVISSLLPTIGNPADLESLDTAIEILHRMSEHGNLAAAEFYENLKRVKKTLATNSGVVNDSHECRSQTPRHSLASLSAGGPAADPHAISIVPATGYTTEMAFLEPTMQDFLGRSENEIDAIQPYDLFIDDHATIAAWPATMWTS; the protein is encoded by the exons ATGCCCGTCACTAAGCAACAGCCCAAGCGTGATAATAAGAAGCCTATAGC ctgccaCCGTTGTCACGCCCATAAAGTCAAATGCTCTGGCGGACAGCCTTGTTCGAGATGTCGGCGGGCtggttgtgatgatgagtgCCAGTACACTCTACGTGATCGCAAGCTCAAGGTGCAAGAGAG TTATCTCGACGAACTTCTTACCCAAAACGCTCAATTAAGAGAACAGCTACGCTCCATTAGTACCCCTCAAAGCTCATCTGCCACTACTGCCGAGGGGTCTGTTCCACAAGAGTCCTACCCGCCAGTGCAAAACCCTCTTCTCGGAGAACGGGCTTGGTTCTACCCATATGAcccttctgctcctcctaTATACATGGGTGATGCAGCATGCACGGCGTTCGCGACGCGCTTGCGCCAGTTCCTTACGGGGGATCCTAATACGGCGCATGTTGCTCGAACGCAATACACCCCCGAGTCATCTCTACTCGAGGGTGCCACCCAATGGCCCGGTCTAGCACAGGCTCGTCTACTGGTTCGTATTGCTTTCAACCAGTTGAGTCGCGTCTATCATCTGTTTCTACGCAAGTCGACCATCGAACACCTCGAATCCATTTACCGCACTCCATCGCTACGCGACGATCCGGCTGTTATGTGCAAATTCTTCGCCCTTTTCGCCTTGGGCGAGGTCTATTCGTCTCGGGCCAATTCGTCACCAACGGGCCGAGTTCCAGGCACGTTGTACTATGTAAGAGCAATGGGACTAATTCCGATTCTGCCCGAGAGACCAGGTGTCATCCATGTGGAAAGTTTGCTACTACTC TCGCTGTACTCGTACTTCCTCAACAGACGACACTCGGCTTATATGTTAGTCGGCAGCGCCATGCGTCTGGGCCTGATCCTCGGGCTCAACCATAATATTCCTGAGCGACAATGCACTGATCCTATAGAACGTCAGCATCGCGTTCGGCTGTGGTGGGCTATCTATGTCTTCGACCGCATGTATACGTCAAAATTTGGGTTCCCGCTACAGATACGCGACGAAGATATCCATGTCGATATGCCTACCGACGTTGCCAGccctgctgctgaggagcaGTTTTCAGATACAGCTTACTCTGTCGCCAGTATTCGTCTGTCGCAGATCATTGGTCAGACCATTGACAAGATATATTGTCGCAAACAGCATGCAGAGTCATTTCTTCAGCGGGAGCAGCAGCTCTTGCTGGCTTTACAAGACTGGCTTAAATCGCTCCCAGAACATATCAAGTTGCGCTCGGAGGActctcctccgccgaagCATATCGTATCATTACACCTACAATTTAATCAG TGCGTGATATTAGCCACTCGACCCATCCTACTCCATGCTCTATTACATCACAGCAACCGTGATGATAGCGAAGACCTTCCTCAGCCGGTCATCACTCTTAGTGAAGCTTGCATACATGCTGCACGGCATTCCCATGCACTCATCATAGAAGAGTGGGTTAATGGCTCTTTGCCTATGTACGGCTATTTCTACGCCCAGTATTTCTTTTCGTCTTGCATTGCCTTGGTGATCTCAAGTCTTTTGCCAACGATCGGAAACCCGGCAGATCTGGAGTCGTTAGATACTGCCATTGAGATCCTGCATAGGATGAGTGAACACGGCaatcttgctgctgctgaatTCTACGAGAACCTCAAGCGTGTCAAGAAAACATTGGCAACCAACTCTGGAGTTGTTAATGATAGCCATGAGTGTCGCAGTCAAACACCAAGACACTCCCTCGCGTCATTATCGGCTGGAGGCCCGGCCGCAGATCCTCATGCAATTAGTATAGTGCCAGCTACGGGCTATACTACCGAGATGGCATTCTTAGAACCGACAATGCAGGATTTTCTGGGCAGGTCAGAGAATGAAATAGATGCTATCCAGCCATATGACCTTTTCATCGATGACCATGCTACTATTGCTGCATGGCCCGCGACCATGTGGACTTCGTGA
- a CDS encoding RTP1/Tango6 family protein (BUSCO:EOG09260RNZ;~COG:S;~EggNog:ENOG410PKWD;~InterPro:IPR019451,IPR016024,IPR039600,IPR019414;~PFAM:PF10363,PF10304) gives MSESVRVKEAFAAVSVFLESVLQRDSVQSQKVRGQSLVEILNETLRDDEKSTGSVRRDVIIKALSLLSLIHTAFVTPSSEGDRPSQTGQETEDVALEDAKRRRLLLALLDLIAVEGIYPSLSRGLGLPLHQRVFSALPAGVIAQQQHHAQESPEDEHLLERIWVTLSNIIFDARMSVQDVIRGRILSDMISAAADLAYNSKSLSDDKKAIYRQEVGRLIEETPSPVLLPTLSSFLQSDPAPWFKSLVSSELSRIPLRPGGVLQTMVFLASQFAPSLGAEAQAQASNGPIFTVQGIMQTSRLLSSVPEGMDPVKYFSTIAPQLLELLDGDDPDLMKTAAYVIGNGILGKRAYGAPGTIGHSIFLGPIFKALTAGLDASSKKWIAAADEFDRGSSDQIQVAEPTVVLAVDRLRTLVLQPPNPGLVKRLVHPILVPLWGLACYAMEHQNMTLHEKILTILQTYFGISVGLQPLQKLVDNLLYDGGETWTYDSDSKNKILLRKRNTSETNRNIVRLVDILQSRTKLFVSLLDADPSSEERTADIFLHVSESWLVKPTLDERSMDRLRLSPEEDNFKNIMQQLISAKVAETLLDNFKDVLSRRPLRVLELIKQIIDSELNRAYVRSKKTMGTRSGKVSLSSLANIVEPDDTGKEEAAAADTDSAESLPAVFSLLSTVLASPDFTISPETLPVLEAIKSKLDDLTPHLPSDLSKPATTSSMLIEIHLANPEGETPITNKPSTEIADFETHRRALSNLNSDLAPIQAEGFSLLSNLITKASPVLDIPSTLTLLLSIITDTSETHSTDEFIYLNAIKLIGTLASRHPRTVIKTLVDRYIDKTETHTLDQRLKIGESLLRTVQDLNDALIGETAKLLAEGMIAVAGRRAQKPQAQKTRRQQLEKEKRKAEREEARKKKESSMPPGWSISTSTSKIQELSDQIQKEVDASDSEEDEEQAAHSANIISAWAAGAASDSEPEDLRVRASALSILASAIQTNILGLGPSVISSAVELALATLTLEPEVESAILRRASAILLLDILKAMDTVRENRGSQALGFGFSLSDAKGVEMEGGAATVGNIPHMLSSLRFVESRETDSIVRGHVRVLVESLEAWLEKSLLWGIGARGEDEEPRLELGDRIAGLRVSPLAGRDGGMRPRIEEIE, from the exons ATGAGTGAATCAGTACGGGTAAAAGAGGCCTTTGCCGCCGTGAGTGTGTTTCTCGAATCTGTTCTTCAACGAG ATAGCGTTCAGAGCCAAAAGGTGCGGGGGCAGTCTCTAGTAGAAATTCTGAACGAGACACTCCGTGACGATGAGAAAAGTACTGGGTCTGTGAGGAGggatgtcatcatcaaagcTTTGAGCCTACTGTCTCTCATCCATACTGCTTTCGTCACTCCCTCCAGTGAGGGCGATCGGCCCAGCCAGACCGGCCAGGAAACAGAAGATGTTGCCCTGGAAGATGCAAAGAGACGCAGGCTACTTCTCGCTCTATTGGATCTGATTGCTGTGGAAGGCATATACCCGTCACTTTCGAGAGGTCTTGGCCTACCTCTACACCAAAGGGTGTTCTCGGCTCTGCCTGCTGGGGTTATtgctcaacaacaacatcatgctCAAGAGAGTCCCGAAGACGAACATCTCCTCGAAAGGATATGGGTCACTCTTTCGAACATCATATTCGATGCAAGAATGAGCGTTCAAGATGTCATCCGTGGCCGAATCCTTAGCGACATGATCAGTGCAGCTGCAGACCTGGCTTATAACTCAAAGAGCCTCTCCGACGATAAGAAGGCTATCTACCGTCAGGAGGTGGGAAGACTGATTGAAGA GACTCCCAGCCCTGTGTTGCTACCAACATTGTCCAGTTTCCTGCAGTCGGATCCTGCTCCGTGGTTCAAATCTCTGGTCTCTAGCGAGCTGTCACGAATCCCATTACGCCCCGGTGGTGTACTTCAAACTATGGTCTTTCTGGCCTCTCAGTTTGCCCCGTCTCTGGGAGCCGAAGCTCAGGCCCAGGCATCGAATGGCCCAATTTTCACAGTACAGGGTATAATGCAAACGTCCCGCCTGCTGTCTTCAGTTCCAGAAGGAATGGACCCGGTCAAGTACTTTTCCACAATAGCACCGCAGCTACTGGAGTTGCTTGACGGGGATGACCCTGACCTCATGAAGACAGCAGCATACGTTATTGGAAACGGTATCTTGGGTAAAAGAGCCTATGGCGCTCCTGGGACCATCGGGCACTCCATATTCTTGGGGCCCATCTTTAAAGCGCTTACTGCGGGGCTTGATGCTTCCTCAAAGAAATGGATAGCTGCCGCTGATGAGTTTGACCGTGGATCATCCGACCAGATTCAAGTAGCCGAGCCGACGGTAGTATTAGCAGTCGACAGATTGCGAACCTTAGTCCTTCAACCTCCGAATCCGGGTCTCGTGAAGCGACTCGTCCACCCTATTCTAGTTCCACTATGGGGCCTAGCTTGCTATGCAATGGAACATCAAAATATGACACTGCATGAGAAAATCTTGACTATCCTGCAGACATATTTCGGAATATCAGTTGGACTTCAACCATTACAGAAACTCGTCGACAACCTACTCTATGATGGTGGGGAAACGTGGACTTATGATTCAGACTCGAAGAACAAAATCTTACTGCGGAAGCGCAACACATCAGAAACGAATCGCAACATTGTCCGCCTCGTCGACATATTGCAGTCTCGCACGAAACTCTTCGTCAGCTTATTGGACGCAGACCCCAGTAGCGAAGAGCGGACAGCTGATATCTTCCTCCACGTCAGTGAAAGCTGGCTGGTAAAACCTACCTTGGATGAGCGTTCGATGGATAGATTGCGACTATCCCCGGAGGAAGACAACTTCAAGAACATCATGCAGCAGTTGATCAGTGCCAAGGTAGCTGAAACGCTACTCGACAATTTCAAAGACGTCCTTTCCCGTCGACCTCTACGCGTGCTCGAACTAATCAAGCAGATAATCGACAGTGAACTAAACCGAGCATACGTGCGGAGCAAGAAGACCATGGGAACACGGTCAGGCAAGGTATCCCTATCGTCACTGGCCAACATCGTCGAGCCAGACGACAccggaaaggaagaagcagcagcagcagacacaGACTCCGCCGAATCACTACCAGCCGTATTCAGCCTTCTATCTACTGTCCTCGCATCACCCGATTTCACCATCTCACCTGAGACTCTTCCAGTGCTCGAAGCCATCAAGTCAAAGCTCGACGATCTAACGCCCCATCTCCCATCCGACCTCTCCAAACCAGCAACCACATCATCAATGCTCATTGAAATTCACCTCGCCAACCCCGAAGGCGAGACCCCCATAACAAACAAACCAAGCACCGAAATAGCCGACTTCGAAACCCACCGTCGCGCACTATCCAACCTAAACTCCGACCTCGCCCCAATCCAAGCAGAAggcttctccctcctctcaaACCTCATCACCAAAGCCTCCCCTGTCCTCGACATCCCTTCCACCCtgaccctcctcctctccatcataaCCGACACCTCCGAAACCCACAGCACCGACGAATTTATCTACCTAAACGCCATCAAACTTATCGGAACCCTCGCATCACGACACCCCCGCACCGTGATCAAAACCCTGGTAGACCGCTACATCGACAAAACCGAAACCCACACACTCGACCAAAGACTCAAAATCGGcgaatccctcctccgcaccgTCCAGGACCTCAACGACGCCCTAATAGGCGAAACAGCCAAACTCCTCGCCGAAGGCATGATTGCCGTCGCCGGTCGACGCGCCCAGAAACCCCAAGCCCAAAAGACGCGCAGACAGCAACTCGAGAAAGAGAAACGGAAAGCAGAACGCGAAGAAGCCcgcaagaaaaaggaatcgTCCATGCCCCCAGGATGGAGCATCTCCACATCTACATCCAAAATCCAAGAACTATCAGACCAAATACAGAAGGAAGTCGACGCCTCGGactccgaagaagacgaagagcaAGCCGCCCACTCCGcgaacatcatctccgcctgGGCAGCAGGCGCAGCATCTGACTCCGAACCAGAGGATCTCCGCGTCCGCGCATCCGCATTATCCATTCTAGCTAGCGCCATTCAAACGAACATCCTCGGTCTCGGGCCCTCGGTTatctcctccgccgtggAATTAGCCCTCGCGACCCTGACACTAGAACCGGAGGTCGAGTCCGCTATCCTGCGACGCGCGAGCGccattctccttcttgatatCCTAAAGGCTATGGATACCGTTCGCGAGAATCGCGGTAGTCAGGCGCTGGGCTTCGGGTTCTCGCTTTCGGATGCAAAGGGTGTTGAAATGGAGGGGGGAGCAGCGACGGTAGGGAATATTCCGCACATGTTGTCTTCGCTGAGGTTCGTGGAGAGTCGGGAGACGGATTCGATTGTGAGGGGTCATGTAAGGGTGTTGGTCGAGAGTTTGGAGGCTTGGTTGGAGAAGTCGCTGTTGTGGGGGATTGGGGcgagaggggaggatgaggagccGAGGTTGGAACTTGGGGATCGGATTGCTGGGTTGAGAGTAAGTCCTCTTGCTGGTAGGGATGGGGGTATGAGGCCGAGGATTGAGGAGATTGAGTAG
- a CDS encoding uncharacterized protein (COG:L;~EggNog:ENOG410PQJ2;~InterPro:IPR008721;~PFAM:PF05460;~go_component: GO:0005664 - nuclear origin of replication recognition complex [Evidence IEA];~go_function: GO:0003677 - DNA binding [Evidence IEA];~go_process: GO:0006260 - DNA replication [Evidence IEA]) — translation MNNRPVEQALATLLPTHAQDLPQELLSLAISLVAQSRSFSSSLKPEEEIARPYACAEIACKRLTRALKLPPLLGHPPCPPRAYKKLYAFLDRSLSTGNARASASAPGTPSRAGSAPSTPRKGTQRTPSKTTATATPRGIQQQQHQQNTPTKSTPLKRALSHTDADRPSPSPRPQKIPKFRANGLSGSTIIPDAPSWVMTSIRTVCKTLSTPAPRMSTWSRPPISRTLPPHIFAGVSTILYLISEATAKHDEEIDEEMMEFLEPVILAKDKENDEDFKEIVNALIVAVYFLVLARRRQPGSSGDDTATEAAEAKKMDKKTFSEMRQTALVSLGLPSTERRHREDVDQWIALVMEQGWAHGKEWFENVPLAGELDGDEGALGDELVGGVVEEDVGRGRLMVSGRGALVAGKSSRRGLLPGLGTMMQDRVDWLSEDRREDYLEWKADMVARIEQMERTAQAA, via the exons ATGAACAACAGGCCTGTCGAACAAGCGCTGGCCACGCTACTTCCTACACACGCGCAAGACCTCCCACAAGAGCTTCTCAGTCTCGCCATATCACTCGTCGCCCAATcgcgcagcttctccagcagtctcaagcctgaagaagagatcgcCCGGCCGTATGCGTGCGCTGAAATCGCTTGCAAGAG ATTAACCCGCGCCCTCAaactcccccctctcctcggCCACCCTCCATGCCCCCCTCGCGCCTACAAAAAGCTCTACGCCTTCCTTGACAGATCCCTCTCCACCGGAAATGCCCGCGCAAGTGCATCAGCCCCAGGGACACCCTCTCGCGCCGGATCAgcaccctcaacaccaagAAAGGGCACGCAGAGGACTCCATCAAAGACCACCGCCACTGCTACTCCGCGAGggatacaacaacaacaacaccaacagaACACGCCCACGAAATCCACCCCTCTCAAGCGCGCACTCTCACACACCGACGCCGACAgaccctccccatccccccgACCCCAGAAAATCCCCAAGTTCCGCGCAAATGGCCTCTCCGGCtcaaccatcatccccgacGCCCCTAGCTGGGTGATGACTTCCATCCGAACAGTCTGCAAGACGCTTTCAACACCCGCACCGCGCATGAGCACATGGTCTCGACCACCTATTTCGAGAACTCTCCCGCCTCACATCTTCGCCGGTGTATCTACAATCCTGTACTTGATATCCGAAGCGACGGCGAAACACGACGAAGAGATCgacgaggagatgatggagttCCTCGAACCAGTTATCCTAGCCAAGGATAAAGAGAACGATGAGGATTTCAAGGAAATCGTCAATGCGTTGATTGTTGCAGTGTATTTCCTGGTGCTTGCTCGTCGCCGACAACCGGGGTCATCAGGCGATGATACTGCCACGGAGGCAgcggaggcgaagaagatggataAGAAGACGTTCTCGGAGATGCGACAGACCGCGCTGGTTAGTCTGGGCCTTCCGTCGACGGAGAGGCGGCATCGGGAGGATGTGGATCAGTGGATTGCGCTGGTTATGGAGCAGGGGTGGGCTCATGGGAAGGAATGGTTTGAGAATGTGCCGTTGGCTGGGGAgttggatggcgatgagggCGCTTTGGGGGATGAGCTGGTGggtggggttgttgaggaggatgtgggTAGGGGTAGGTTGATGGTCTCTGGGAGGGGGGCTTTGGTTGCGGGCAAGTCTTCCAGACGGGGACTGCTTCCGGGGTTGGGGACTATGATGCAGGATCGGGTGGATTGGTTGAGTGAGGATCGCAGGGAGGATTATCTCGAGTGGAAGGCGGATATGGTGGCGCGGATTgagcagatggagaggacGGCTCAGGCTGCTTGA
- the zpr1 gene encoding zinc finger-containing protein ZPR1 (BUSCO:EOG09262Z0M;~COG:S;~EggNog:ENOG410PIY4;~InterPro:IPR042451,IPR040141,IPR042452,IPR004457;~PFAM:PF03367;~go_function: GO:0008270 - zinc ion binding [Evidence IEA]) has protein sequence MSADENQTQPESQFQKPGDLVERNDDTGVMSLESLCTNCHENGTTRLLLLRVPFFRDIILESFECEHCHFKNNSVKSAGQIQEKGAKYTLEVENETDMQRQVIRSDTSIFKLETLGIEMPKTDGQMTTVEGVIQNIYESLSSEQPLRKEQAPELHDALVPIIDRLKSMLDREGYPFTVSLDDPTGNSWIAPTTADDVRKYKRRDYPRTHEQNEQLGIAADPNAVQHEGAAEAEEDDIIAGKVYSLPSECPGCSKECFTNFKKLDIPYFKEVYVWGTSCEHCGYRTSEVKTGGEVPEKGKRITLSVENETDLARDILKSDTCALYSEQLEVTVQPGTLGGRFTTVEGLLTEIRDQLRGQIYDIDDTTGSGGDSMASSDKEKWERFFKRLDAAISGELKFVITLEDPMANSYVQDLCAPAADPQIKTEEYTRTDEEEEELGLKDMKTEGYEQDAENKPAEEQQ, from the exons ATGTCCGCCGACGAGAACCAGACTCAGCCCGAGTCGCAATTCCAAAAGCCTGGTGATCTGGTGGAGCGCAATGATGACACTGGTGTTATGAGCTTGGAGAGTCTTTGCACCAACTGCCACGAGAAT GGTACCACCAGACTCCTGCTCCTTCGTGTGCCCTTCTTCCGTGACATTATCCTCGAATCGTTCGAATGCGAGCACTGCCACTTCAAGAACAACTCCGTCAAGTCTGCCGGTCAGATCCAGGAGAAGGGCGCCAAGTACACCCTCGAAGTTGAGAACGAGACCGACATGCAGCGCCAGGTCATTCGCAGTGATACCTCGATCTTCAAGCTCGAGACTTTGGGTATCGAGATGCCCAAGACCGACGGCCAGATGACCACCGTCGAGGGTGTTATCCAGAATATTTACGAGTCTCTCTCCAGCGAGCAGCCTCTTCGCAAGGAACAGGCCCCTGAACTCCACGATGCCCTCGTGCCCATCATTGATAGGCTCAAGAGCATGCTCGACCGCGAGGGATACCCCTTCACTGTCTCCCTCGACGACCCTACCGGTAACTCTTGGATTGCTCCTACCACCGCCGATGACGTTAGGAAGTACAAGCGCCGCGACTATCCTCGTACCCACGAGCAGAATGAACAGCTTGGTATCGCTGCCGACCCCAACGCTGTGCAGCATGAAGGTGCCGCCGAAGCCGAGGAGGACGATATTATCGCAGGAAAGGTTTATAGCCTGCCTTCCGAATGCCCCGGCTGCAGCAAGGAGTGCTTTACCAACTTCAAGAAACTGGACATCCCCTACTTCAAGGAGGTGTACGTCTGGGGCACCTCCTGTGAACACTGCGGATACCGCACCAGTGAAGTCAAGACTGGTGGCGAGGTCCCCGAGAAGGGCAAGCGTATCACCCTCAGTGTCGAGAACGAGACCGATCTTGCCCGTGATATCCTTAAGTCCGACACCTGTGCGCTCTACAGTGAGCAGCTCGAGGTTACCGTCCAGCCCGGTACCTTGGGTGGTCGTTTCACCACCGTCGAGGGTCTTCTCACCGAGATCCGCGACCAGCTGCGCGGCCAGATCTACGACATCGACGACACCACCGGCTCCGGCGGAGACAGCATGGCCTCCtccgacaaggagaagtGGGAGCGCTTCTTCAAGCGTCTCGACGCTGCTATTAGCGGCGAGTTGAAGTTCGTCATCACCCTCGAGGACCCCATGGCCAACAGCTACGTCCAGGACCTGTGTGCTCCTGCCGCTGATCCCCAGATCAAGACGGAGGAGTACACCCGcactgatgaggaggaagaggagctcgGTCTGAAGGACATGAAGACAGAGGGATACGAGCAGGATGCGGAGAACAAGCCTGCCGAAGAGCAGCAGTGA